The proteins below come from a single Pieris brassicae chromosome 1, ilPieBrab1.1, whole genome shotgun sequence genomic window:
- the LOC123712631 gene encoding methylthioribose-1-phosphate isomerase — MSLESIKYQRGNLEVLDQLLLPFQKKYIKVEGVEDGWKVINKMQVRGAPAIAILGCLSLAIELLKDNSSDKKVMRQEIEGKLNYLVSARPTAVNIKLAADELINLANTLSADESINPDEFKERFISSIEGMLSKDIEDNKAIGRYGCEAILKNLEGDGQVRVLTHCNTGSLATAEYGTALGVIRSLHSAKRLEHVFCTETRPYNQGARLTAFELVHEKIPATLIVDSMVAALMHVRKIGAVVVGADRVAANGDTANKIGTYQIAIVAKYHNVPFYVAAPFTSIDINVPSGEHIKIEERPDKEMTHIGDRRIAAPGINCWNPSFDITPAFLITGIITEKGVFLPHMLKTLFPI, encoded by the exons ATGAGTCTCGAATCTATTAAATATCAACGTGGGAATCTTGAGGTATTAGACCAATTACTTCTtccatttcaaaaaaaatatattaaagtagaAGGAGTGGAAGATGGATGGAAAGTTATCAACAAAATGCAG gtTCGTGGTGCCCCGGCCATAGCTATATTAGGATGTTTATCACTTGCTATAGAACTATTAAAAGATAACAGTTCAGACAAGAAAGTGATGAGGCAAGAG ATAGAAGGGAAACTCAATTATTTGGTGTCAGCTCGACCGACAGCTGTGAACATAAAATTGGCTGCCGATGAGCTTATTAATTTAGCCAATACACTGAGCGCCGATGAGTCTATCAACCCAGACGAATTTAAGGAGCG ATTTATCTCAAGCATCGAAGGTATGCTATCAAAAGACATAGAAGACAACAAGGCTATAGGCAGATATGGTTGTGAAGCTATACTAAAGAATTTGGAGGGAGATGGACAAGTTAGGGTTCTCACACATTGCAATACTGGCTCACTTGCCACCGCCGAGTATGGTACCGCTTTAGGTGTTATTAGATCCCTACACTCTGCCAAAAGACTgg AACATGTATTCTGCACGGAGACCAGACCCTACAATCAAGGTGCTAGATTAACAGCATTCGAGCTGGTGCATGAGAAAATTCCTGCTACTCTTATTGTAGACAGTATGGTGGCTGCTCTTATGCATGTCAGAAAGATTGGTGCCGTCGTTGTTGGCGCTGATAGG GTAGCGGCAAATGGAGACACAGCAAATAAAATTGGTACATATCAAATTGCGATTGTGGCAAAATATCATAATGTACCATTTTATGTGGCTGCACCGTTCACATCTATTGATATAAATGTGCCATCTGGGGAACATATCAAGATTGAGGAGAGACCGGATAAAGAAATGACACATATTGGTGATAGGAGGATTGCAGCTCCTG GTATAAATTGTTGGAATCCATCATTTGACATCACTCCAGCTTTCTTGATCACTGGAATAATAACAGAAAAAGGTGTTTTTCTCCCACACATGTTGAAAACACTATTCcccatataa